The following proteins come from a genomic window of Paenibacillus sp. CAA11:
- the rpmF gene encoding 50S ribosomal protein L32, whose protein sequence is MAVPQRRTSKTRRDKRRTHFKLAVPGMVKCEQCGELKLAHHVCKVCGTYKSREIIKA, encoded by the coding sequence ATGGCAGTACCTCAACGGAGAACGTCCAAGACGCGCCGCGACAAACGCCGCACGCATTTCAAATTGGCTGTGCCGGGCATGGTAAAATGTGAACAATGCGGAGAATTGAAGCTTGCTCACCACGTATGTAAAGTTTGCGGAACATACAAATCAAGAGAAATCATCAAAGCGTAA
- the fapR gene encoding transcription factor FapR produces MPKRARQQQLAKMIEENPFMTDQELTRQLKVSIQTIRLDRMELGIPELRERIKLMAERSYDQVRSLPLHEVIGDIIDLQLDRSGISIFEIREEHVFSRTGIARGHHVFAQANSLAVAVINDEIALTSSADIRFVRSVHLGEKCIAKAYVRSGQASKVKAKVEVFTYVGEEMVFQGNFVIYRSDGHEQNEGGHKA; encoded by the coding sequence TTGCCTAAACGTGCGAGACAGCAGCAGCTCGCTAAGATGATAGAAGAGAATCCCTTTATGACGGATCAGGAGCTGACCCGTCAGCTGAAGGTTAGCATACAGACCATTCGTCTTGATCGGATGGAGCTGGGAATTCCGGAACTTAGGGAACGGATTAAGCTTATGGCTGAACGCTCCTACGATCAGGTTCGCTCGCTTCCGCTGCATGAAGTGATCGGGGATATTATTGATTTGCAGCTTGACCGAAGCGGCATCTCTATCTTTGAAATTCGCGAAGAGCATGTGTTCTCACGAACGGGCATTGCGCGCGGACACCATGTATTTGCTCAAGCCAATTCCCTTGCGGTGGCAGTCATCAATGATGAGATTGCCCTTACCAGCTCTGCAGATATCCGGTTTGTTCGCTCGGTGCATTTGGGAGAGAAATGCATTGCCAAGGCTTATGTCAGATCCGGGCAGGCCAGCAAAGTCAAAGCGAAAGTGGAAGTGTTCACTTACGTGGGCGAAGAAATGGTGTTTCAAGGGAACTTTGTCATTTATCGATCGGATGGCCACGAACAAAATGAAGGGGGACACAAAGCGTGA
- the plsX gene encoding phosphate acyltransferase PlsX, translating to MRIAIDAMGGDHAPLCNVQGAISAAKEWPDIEVLLVGDRAVLEPLMNEKPVNLKIEHASEVIEAEDEPVKAVRRKKDSSMVVAGRMVKEGTADAMISAGNTGALMTTGLLVVGRMEGIERPGLAPMIPTIDDRGVLALDLGANMDAAPEHLAQYAMMGSIYRTKVHGLKQPRVGLLNVGTEAKKGNELTKAAYPLLEQLPVHFVGNVEARDVLSGACDVLVCDGFAGNILLKSLEGTAGTLFSILKQEFTKTFMNKMAAAVLMPSLRGLKSKLDYKEHGGAPLLGLSGLVVKGHGSSDAGAIKNAVRQARVALQSRLIESISQEISGKRVTE from the coding sequence GTGAGAATCGCCATAGATGCCATGGGTGGAGATCATGCGCCGCTCTGTAATGTACAGGGGGCCATCTCGGCTGCGAAGGAGTGGCCGGATATTGAGGTGCTTCTCGTAGGTGACCGGGCTGTCCTTGAACCCCTGATGAATGAGAAGCCTGTGAATTTGAAGATTGAGCATGCATCTGAGGTTATTGAGGCCGAGGATGAACCTGTAAAGGCCGTGCGCCGAAAGAAAGATTCTTCCATGGTTGTTGCTGGCCGAATGGTCAAAGAGGGGACTGCGGATGCCATGATCTCGGCAGGAAATACCGGAGCTTTGATGACAACCGGGCTCCTGGTCGTTGGCCGGATGGAGGGTATTGAGCGGCCGGGACTTGCTCCGATGATCCCGACAATCGATGACCGCGGCGTGCTGGCGCTTGATTTGGGAGCCAATATGGATGCTGCACCTGAACATCTTGCACAGTATGCTATGATGGGGAGTATTTACCGCACCAAAGTACATGGTCTTAAGCAGCCTCGTGTCGGCCTATTGAATGTGGGCACTGAAGCTAAGAAGGGGAACGAGCTGACCAAAGCGGCTTATCCACTGCTTGAACAGCTTCCTGTTCATTTTGTTGGCAATGTCGAGGCTAGGGATGTGCTGTCTGGAGCATGCGACGTACTCGTCTGTGACGGATTTGCAGGGAATATTCTACTTAAATCCCTTGAAGGGACGGCGGGAACCCTTTTTTCAATTCTGAAGCAGGAATTTACGAAGACCTTCATGAATAAGATGGCGGCAGCGGTATTGATGCCTTCTTTGCGGGGGCTCAAGAGCAAGCTGGATTATAAGGAGCATGGAGGGGCACCTCTCCTTGGGCTGAGCGGGCTTGTTGTCAAGGGCCATGGTTCATCTGATGCCGGAGCCATTAAGAACGCTGTCCGCCAGGCAAGGGTGGCGCTGCAAAGTCGTTTGATTGAGAGCATATCACAGGAAATCAGCGGGAAGAGAGTGACGGAATAA